The DNA sequence taaaaactcTGGGTCTCCCCTTATAATAAACGGACCAGTCTCCACTTGAGCGCCTCAACACTTTCCCACATACCCTTTCATTATTCTCTGGTATCAGATCTTCCTGATGTGGCCTTTAAAACCAGTTTGCTTCTTAAAGACGGACCCTTCAGGAGGAAGTGCCACATAGCTCTTCAGGGAGGACTGAGGGCAGGTCTCAGGAAGGTTGCAGACAAGGCAGGGGACCTGACAGCTGTGTGGAAGAGAAGATCTTTCATTTATCCAACACCTCAGAGGGATGTGGACGATGGTGTGCGATAGGCCTTCTGCTGGGAGGAAGGGGCGTGGGACAGGCTCGTGTGGAAGGGGAGTGGCAGGAGGGacactgggcttgaactcaggatccaCATCAGGAACAGGTTCAatgctttgaaaaaaatgcaGCTGTTCCCCTGTGGGGCCTTCTAAATCCAAATCTGCACAGGAGGTTCCAGGCCCAAGTCTTCCATGTGGCCCCACACAGAAACCCAGTGACCTCTAGGCCTCATCACGGGATCCTACCACGGCCCCAAACGGCATTTAGCAGCGCTGGCCTCGAAAACGAGGCCAGCGTGAGGTGAGACGTGAGACGTGAGACcgctcggggtggggggtgtctgtACCGACCTCGCTCAAAGTCCTACTCCTGCTGCGGGCAGTCATGGAAAGAGAAGACACCTTAAGTTGAAATTCTCATAATTTTAATGGTCAATAGCTTGTGGTTGGCTCTGGATGGTACAATTAAACAACAGACTTAAagacctcccccccaaccccgcaagCGCATTCATAACCCCTCCGTAGCGTTGCTGCCATCAACATTCCGCCGCCCGCTCAGACTCCCACAGCTCAGACCCCCACAGGTCAGACCCCCTGCGGGTTACGGGAATCCACATCTTAGTGTAACGAGCTGAAAACCCTTGGTACACCTGTgatctgtgttatttttttttttttttaaataacaactaTTAAACCAAACCCCTTCCCAGGCTCCGCCGCCTCACAGAGCAAAAACTGTTGCTGTGGCCATTTGACTCCTCGGGTCGTCTCTCGTGGGCTGGGTCGTTTGCTTCTCTCCCCGTCCTACTGCAATCATACGGCATAGAGTTCGTAAATCTTCTTTACACAGTACACCAGGGCGGCCAGTGCTATCGTGTTGTGCAGTCTCTTTCTGTGCAAGTCGTCCTTCCGGACCAGCACCACCGGGGTGGAGGAAGTGAGTGTGTGCAAGGGCAGACGGGACAGTTTGTAGGCGTCGTACTCCACCTGGTACTTGCAGCAGGGGTCAAACTGCCAGGAGATGCCGTAGAGGGTGCAGCAGGCCAGGCTGAGCACGCCGGCGGGCAGCGAGATGTAGTGGGAGTAATCCAAGGGCAGGGCCAACGGGGTGAAGAGGCAGGCGGTGCCCGCCAGCACAGTGGTCTTGTGCAGGCAGTTGCCCACAGTGATCCAGCGGGCCGTCTCGTCACCAATGCGCGTGGGCTCGATCACGATGTACTTGTACTGCGCTTCCAGTGCCTGCTCCAGCTCGTACTCGAACTGGTCTTGGGCGTTCTCCCCGTTGTAGATCTCGTGCACGATGTAACAGTCCGTGGCCGACAAGCTCACCCTTGGGGAAGGGGGGGAAAGAGGAGACAGTGAGACCGCTGAAAAGCATGTGCCCTACTTCCGTGCCAAGACACTGGGGACAAGTCCGTGGCCGCAGCCTGGGTGCCTGGCTCAGCAGACAGCCCGAGCTCTCGAGGCTACCACGTCTCGCTTATGGTCTTATTGTCCCTGGAACCCAATATACAAGGTAGtcactgaagaattttttttctcctgagagaAAATGGCAAAATGCAGAGACACAGGAGGAGGAGTATCCAGATCTCTAAGGGGATGACCGCCAGCGATGTGCATCAGGCCTGGCAGGCAGACCAACACAGTGGACTGAGTGGGCAGAGCTAAGTCTGCAAAGGAGCCACAAGGAAGAAAGTGTGTTTCGGCCCGGAATCACATCCACACAGAGGCCCAAGGTCGGCAGGATGAAATGTGCTCTTAGTTAACCAG is a window from the Neovison vison isolate M4711 chromosome 5, ASM_NN_V1, whole genome shotgun sequence genome containing:
- the TMEM11 gene encoding transmembrane protein 11, mitochondrial isoform X1; translation: MAAWGRRRLGPGSSGGSARERVSLSATDCYIVHEIYNGENAQDQFEYELEQALEAQYKYIVIEPTRIGDETARWITVGNCLHKTTVLAGTACLFTPLALPLDYSHYISLPAGVLSLACCTLYGISWQFDPCCKYQVEYDAYKLSRLPLHTLTSSTPVVLVRKDDLHRKRLHNTIALAALVYCVKKIYELYAV
- the TMEM11 gene encoding transmembrane protein 11, mitochondrial isoform X2: MVGMVSLSATDCYIVHEIYNGENAQDQFEYELEQALEAQYKYIVIEPTRIGDETARWITVGNCLHKTTVLAGTACLFTPLALPLDYSHYISLPAGVLSLACCTLYGISWQFDPCCKYQVEYDAYKLSRLPLHTLTSSTPVVLVRKDDLHRKRLHNTIALAALVYCVKKIYELYAV